CCTGCAAGCGCTTCAGTCCGGCGCGGTGGAAATCGGCATTGAGTCCATCGTGGCGACGGTCTCGTCGCTCAACGAGGGGAGCCTGCGCTTTCACCTCGCCAGAGGCTTCACCGAGCAAGGTCGGCTCGCCGGAATCGGTTCGAGGAACGGGCGGCGCTTCGATGTCGTCTATCTCCAGAAGATACTGTGAGTTATCCGCGGCTATTACTTCGGCAATAAAACGCAACCACTGCTGTTGTAAGAAATTGGGCTAAAGCCCTTATTTATTATGCGTTATTTGCATACCCCGGACTGAAGTCCGGGGCAATTATTGAGAGTATAATGGCAGAAGCAATAACAGGTAAATAAACGTATCACGTGATCGATCTTCAGACGCTGCTTGTGTTCTTTCCGGCGGCCCTCTTGCTGGCGCTTTCGCCGGGGCCGGACAACCTCTTCGTACTTGCGCAGTCCGCGCAGCATGGCCGCTCCGCCGGAGTTGCCGTGACCCTCGGCCTCTGTACCGGCCTTATCGGCCACACGCTCGCCGTGGCGCTCGGTCTTGCCGCCATTGTCAAGGCTTCGGCACTCGCGTTCACGTTGCTGAAGATCGCCGGAGCACTCTATCTGCTCTGGCTCGCCTGGCAGGCGTGGTGGGCAGGCGCGGAGGCCGGCGAGTCGAACGCGCCATCTCTCGGCGGTTTCGAACTTTACCGGCGAGGAATCGTCATGAACCTTACCAATCCGAAGGTCACGCTCTTTTTTCTCGCCTTTCTTCCGCAGTTCGCCGATCCCCGACGCGGCTCGATGACCACGCAATTCCTCGAACTTGGCGCGCTCTTCATTCTGGCCACGCTGATCGTTTTTGGCGGTCTGAGCATGGTTGCCGGAGGGCTTGGCGAGCGATTCCGGCGTTCACCCGCTGCGCTCAGGTTCGTCAACCGCGCTGCCGCCGCAGTGTTCGTGGCGCTGGCCGTGAAACTGGCCATCGCGGAACGCTGAATCTGTTCCCTGCACGTTTGCCCTGCACGCGATGATCACTCACGGTTACCCCAGAGCTGGCGTGAAGTCAGCAGCAAGCAGCCCTGTACCTTTTTCCCGACCGGACAGAACAAAGCTGAGCGGAGCCTTCATATTCTCCTGACTGGCTCCTTTATCCGATTGTATGGCCGCGACTTGACGGAATGGAATTTTCTTTTTGTTCTTTTGTACAAAAAAAAGTACAATAAGTGGTATTGTATTTGAGACAAAAATCAAGCCATCAGGCTGTAGTTTGCATGAGCGGAATCGATCTTGTCAGCGATATCAGACCACTTTCGGAGTTCAGAGCCAATACGGCGGCACTCATTGCACAGGTCAGGAAAACCGGCCGTCCTCTCGTTCTGACCCAGCACGGTAAAAGCGCAGTAGTATTGCTCGATGTGCGCCATTACCAGTCGATGCTGTCGGCGTTCGAGCAGACGCAGGGATTTCAGACCAGCGGAGGTGCTTCGGCCATGAGTGGCGGCGAGCAGCCATGAGAAGCGATCGAGGTCTCATCGATACTTCATTGAAGTCTTTTTTTCTCGTGAATTGTCGTATGCTCTTTGTATAATGAATACTTAGTACCGTATGTATAGTCCCAGCCGTCACCGGCTGGAGTGACCGCCAACTGAAGAACGTTCAGCCATGTCAGCACATATCCTGGATTCCTTTGACCCGTGCAAACGGGACGCAGGCGGTGAAATGGGCAGGCCGTATAACCGTTTTCCCTCCAAGCTGCGAGTGCTTTTCGCACTGTTCGCTTTTTTCGTTTCCACGCTAACGCCGCTCACTGCCTCGGCCAGACGAGCACCGGCTCCGGAAGGCGAGGATGCCGTCTCGGCCTTTATCGTCAAGGAGACAGGCCGCCCTGAACTCCTCAGATCGAAAGAGATCGACAAACTCCTCTCTCCGGCCAGCCTGACCAAGATCATGACCTGCATGATCGCCATTGAGAGTGGCCGCATGGATGACGTGGTGTCGATTCCTCTCGAAGCGACGCAGGTCGAGCCGACCAGGGCTGGTTTCCTGCCGGGCGAGCAGATCAGACTGCGCGACCTGGTCAAGGCGGCCATGGTCAATTCGAGCAACGACGCTGCTTTTGCCATCGCCATCCATCTTGGCGGCAGCGTCGATGCATTTGTTTCGTCGATGAACGTGCGCGCCCGCGCCCTTGGCATGGGGCATACCGTGTTTACCAATCCTGCCGGCTATGACCGCGGACTCTATGCCGGGAACCGAACGACAGCAAGAGACCTGATGATGCTCACGGAACGCGCCATCAGGTATCCCGAATTCAATGCTATCGCAAAGCTTGACAGGGTGGTTTTCAGTGAGCTTTCAACAGGGAAGCGCTACAGCCTCAGAACCCACAACAAGCTCATGGATCGATATCCATATACCGTTGGTATCAAGACCGGCTATACCTCGATGGCTGGCCCATGCCTGATTGCAAGGGCGCTGAAAGATGGAAGGGATATGCTTGTCATCATGCTCAACGCACGGACGGATCGCTGGTCGCTGGCTTCCGCCATGTTCGACAGGGGTTTTGGATCCGAAACCGGCAGCATGGTTCAGGTTGGGGGATTTGCTGCTGCGGATGCTCCGCTCAGGCTTGCTGCTTCAGCTCCTGCGTTGCCTGCATCGATGGTGCTCGCCGAGCGAACCAAGGCTTTGGAGGCGCTGAGGCGAAAGGTTGAAAGCCACCGCGGTGAGTCCACCGTGGCCGAGATTCACGGAATGAGCATGGATGGCCGGTCAGAGGCGAAATCATCGGCCCGGATACAAAGCCAGGAACAGCCGAAACCCGCCGTGGCTGCGAAATCTCGCATCAAGTCGCGTCGTTCAGGCAAGGAGGCTCTCAAGGCTGGCAAGAAAGGCTCGACCCGCAATCAACTGTTGGCCAAAGCGCAGCAGCGCAAACTCAAGAGCAAGCTCGCTTTGAAATCGGCAAAGAAGAAAGGCTCTGCCAAAGTTGCGCTCAGGTCACGCAACAAGGAGCGTCAAGCGATCAGGACAGCCCGTAAGGGAGCCGCCAAACGTTCGACTGCCGCTGTAAAATCGGAGAAAAGTCGCAACGGGAAGGAGAAACTTTCCCTGTCGAAGAAATCTGACCGCTCTCCAAACGGGTGAAGGGAGTAGCTGTTGAGAAGCGTGTTCACCCATACCTTTGAGGTGCCCGACTCGTCGATCGACGGGTACGGACATGTAAGCAATATCGAATATCTTCGCTGGATGCAGGAGGTCGCCACGGCACACACCGCATCCGAAGGGTGGACGCTCGACCGTTATCTTCAAAGCCACGCCATCTGGGTCGTGCGCCGCCATGCCATCGATTACCTCGCGCCTGCCTATGCCGGTGAACGCCTCGACCTGCACACCTGGATCGAATGGGTCAGGGACTGCCAGTCGGTTCGCCGCTATCTGCTTACCAAAGCAGGCGCGCATCGCGCGCTCGCCAGAGCCGAGACGCTCTGGGTGTGCGTCGATCCCGAGACGGGACGCCCGAAGCGGGTTCCGGAAGATTTCATTCAGGCCTTCGACCAGGTTCCCGGCGGCGAGGCCGAAGTGCTCCGAATCGTCGGTAAAGTGTTCCAGTCAGCAAGCTGATCCCATTTCTCGTCGCAATTCATTTCAATTTCAAAACGTATCGTTTCATGGTCAAGCATATCGTGATGTGGTGTCTCAAGGAAGAGGCGCATGGCAACAGTGCCGACGTCAACGCACGCCTCATCAAGGAGAAGCTCGAAGCGCTAAACGGCAGGATTCCCGGCGTGCTGTCGATCGAGGTGGGACTCGACTTCAGCCGTACCGACAGCTCTGCGGAGGTGGTGCTCTGTTCTGAGTTCACCGACAAGGCCGCCCTCGAAGCCTACCAGCGCCATCCGGAACACGAAGCCCTCAAACCCTTCATCGGCGAAGCGACAAGCGAAAGGCGACTGGTGGATTACGAATGCTGAATTATGAGGTATGAATAGGAGAGAGGGCAACAAATTGTCAGGAAGAGTCGTGCGTATCTCTTTCAACCTATAGGGCGTCTCTAAAAAGTCAAATGTGCTATAAGCTATTATAAAAAAGCAATATAGTGCATCGACATCAGACCAATATTCCGTATTTTATGGCAGAACCTCATCGCTCATTTCCTCTGCCATGAAGAACATCAATCCTCTGGGTTTTTTCGACGAGCATTTTCTCTTGGAACGCCTGACCAAGCTGAAAGATCCGCTGGTCATGCTTGAAACACATATCGACTGGGCTCTCTTTCAGCCTGTCCTTGAGATCGCGTTCTCCAAGCCGGCCAACAAAAGCAAGATGGGACGTCCCCCGTTTGATCGCACCATGATGTTCAAGATTCTCATTCTGCAAAGCCTCTACAGCCTTTCGGACGACCAGATGGAGTACCAGATTACCGATCGTTTGAGTTTCAAGCGCTTTCTCGGGCTGAAATCGAGTGACAAGGTTCCCGATGCCAAAACCATCTGGCATTTCCGTGAAACCCTGATCCGGGAAGGGCTCATCGAGGCACTGTTTGCACGCTTCAATCAAGCCCTTGACGACCAGTGCATCTTTGCAAACACGGGTCAGATTGTTGATGCCAGTTTCGTTGAAGTACCCCGTCAGCGCAACAGTCGTGATGAAAACCAGCAGATCAAGCAGGGCCAGACCCCTGAGGCTTGGAAAGCTAATCCCAACAAGCTTCGTCAAAAAGACCGTGACGCCCGTTGGGCCAAGAAAAACAAGATGAACTTCTACGGCTACAAGAACCATATCAAGGTTGATAAAGGAACCAAGCTTATCAGCGACTACACGGTAACCGATGCGTCAGTCCATGACTCCCAGGAACTCGAGACGCTTCTCGATCAAACTGATGCTGGACAGCCGCTGTACGCTGACGCAGCCTCTATCGGCCAGGAAGCAAGCATCGAACAGTGCGGCATGACCAATAACGTCCATGAGAAAGCCAACAAACACCATAAGCTTACCGAGACCCAGAAAGCCTCAAATCAAGAAAAAACTCGTCATCGTGCCCGAGTGGAGCATATCTTCGGTTTTCTGACCAATTCGATGAAAGCCATGTACATCAGAACCATCGGCTACGTTAGGGCAACGGCAAAGATTGGCTTGGCCAATCTGACCTACAACATGATGCGTTGTGTGCAGCTCAACAAAAAGGTTTACAACGTGTTTCTCTGGGGATAAGTGCGCCCAGTATGACCAAATCCTGGGTTTGTAGACTCAAATCTGTCAAAGAACGTTCATTGGTGCCCGCTAGCCTGGCATGTACCAACTTTGCTGGCAAGAGAATATTTCAAATCCCTTTTTTTCGAGGTGCCCTATAGGACTTATAAGAGGAATACCAGTAAAGAATTGGTTCTATCTTGCCAGCAATAAAAAAAGAGGCCGGTTGAAAGGCCTCTTTTTTATCTGGGAAACAGGGAGTCTGAATCAGCCCTGAACGATGCACTCTGCCGGGCAGACTGCGACGCATGCCGGAGCATCGGCAAAGCCTACGCACTCGGTGCAGCCAGCTGCATCGATGACATAGATCTCGCTGCCAGCGGAGATTGCGTTGGTCGGGCATTCGGGTTCGCAAGCACCGCAGTAGGTGCATTCTTCAGTGATATACAGTGCCATATTGACAACGTGCTTTGGTAGTTATAAGAAAAAAAGAACAATTTCGATCAATTCTGACAATATAAGCTTTTTTCAGACCCGAAAACAAATAAGTGGCAATTATTTGAAGAATGGAGCACAGGCAGAAAGGCATTTCAGATCAGGCCCGCCGGTCAGAAGGGGGTTTGTGCCTGACCGGCGGACTCTGACAGGGGGCGACTACACCTTGAAAATGCAGTCAACCGGACAGACGGCCACACAGGCGGGTTCGTCGTGATAGCCGACACAATCCACGCATACCTCTTCATCGATAACGTACATGGAGTCGCCAGGGGAGATTGCGCTGACCGGGCATTCGGGTTCACAGGCTGCGCAGCAGGTGCATTCATCGGTAATACGGTGTGCCATGGTATCTCGGGTTTTAATGTATGGAAAAACTTCGCGTAATGAATCAGAGTCAGTGTTCCTGTTTGTTCTTCGTGAAAAAGAACGATCATCTTGGAGGCGCGACTCTACCTATCAACAAACCTGAGCGCCAAGATCAAAGTTCCTCTGCTTTCGGAGCGCCGTGCTGGCGACCTTCTTCGTGTTGTTCGTAGGCGTTGATGATGTCTTTGACGAGTCGATGGCGCACCACATCCGATTTGTCGAGAAAAACGAAGCTGATACCCTTGATACCCTTGAGTATTTTTTGCGCGTTCATCAGTCCCGACTCCATCTCCTTCGGCAGATCGACCTGGGTAACGTCGCCCGTGATGATAGCCTTGGAGTTGACGCCGAGCCTGGTCAGGCACATCATCATCTGCTTGCTCGATGCGTTCTGGGCTTCGTCGAGGATGATGAAGGAGTTGTTCAGCGTGCGGCCGCGCATGTAGGCGAGCGGCACGATTTCGATGACACGGCGCTCGGTGAGGAACTTGAGCTTTTCGGCGGTGAGCATGTCCTGAAGCGCGTCGTAGAGTGGTCTCAAGTAGGGGTCGATCTTCTGGGCGAGGTCGCCGGGCAGGAAGCCGAGGCTTTCGCCCGCCTCGACCGCCGGGCGGGCAAGCACGATGCGCTTGATGGTCTTCGCCTTCCACGCAGCCACCGCGATGGCGACCGCCGTGTAGGTCTTGCCGGTGCCCGCCGGGCCGATGGCGAAGACGATGTCGTTGGTTCGCGCTTCGGCGACCATCCGCCGCTGGCCGTCGGTTTTGGCTTTGACGACGTAGTCCTTCGTTTCGACGATTACGTCTTTATCACCTGCCTGGGTGATCGAAGGACGGGAGACCGGTGAGAGTGCCAGGCTGACGAGGGCGTTGACGTCGTTTTCGAGCACTTCACCGTGCTGGTCGGCCAGGAAGATCATCTCCCTGAAAATCTTTTCGATGGCGGTCAGATCGGGTTCGTCGCCGCCGATCGTGATTTTCGCGCCGCGTGCGTTGATTCGAATGTCGGGGAAGGCTTCACGGACTTTTTTCAGATAGCTGTCGTAAGGCCCGAAAATGATGACGGGTTCGATCCCTTCGAATTCGATCGTTTTTTCAGTCAAAGGTTTTCCTTATTTGATATTACAGTCAGAGCGCCGAGGTATCCAGATGCGGGGCCGTTTTGCCCAGGTAGTTCTGCACGTAATCCCTCACCCCCTCTTCGAGCGGAGTCATTCTCCCGGTGTAGCCTGCCTGCCTGAGATGGTCACACTCTGCACAGGTATAATACTGGTATTTGTCCCGAATCGTTTCGGGCATATCGATAAACTCTATACTGACAGGCCGCTCCATCGCGTCGAAGGTCGCCGTCACCAGCTCCCTGAAGCTGCGCGCCTGGCCGGTGCCGATGTTGAAGAGGCCCGTTGCCGACGGAGTTTCGATCAGCCACTGCATGATTTTCGTGCAATCCTTCACATAGACGAAGTCGCGCATCTGCTCGCCATTGGCGTAATCCGGATTGTGCGACCGGAAGAGCCGCACCGAGCCGTTGTCGCCAATCTGGTTGAACGCCTTGAAGACGACGCTGGTCATCTCCTCCTTGTGGTATTCGTTCGGGCCGTAGACGTTGAAGAACTTGAGTCCCGCCGCTTTGTCGAGGAGGCCATCGCGCAACATCCAGCAGTCGAAAAGGTGCTTCGAGTAGCCGTACATGTTCAGCGGCCTGAGCCGGTCGAGCGCCTCGATGCCGTCGCGGTACCCCTCGGAGCCGTCGCCGAAGGTGGCCGCGCTGGAGGCGTAGATGAAGCGCGTCTCCTTTCTGGCGCACCACATGGCGAGCATCTTGGAGTATTCGTAGTTGTTGCGCAGAAGGAGGTTGGCGTCCTGTTCGGTGGTGGAGCTGATGGCCCCCATGTGGATCACGGCATCGATCTGCGGAAGCCGGTCATGTTCGAGCAACGCGGGCAGATCGTCCTTGTGGATGAAGTCTGCGTAGCGGAGGCCCCGGAGATTGAGCCATTTCCCCTCGGAGGCTTTGCCGAGGTCGTCGACGACGAGCACCTCATCGGCGCCGTTGCGGTTGAGTTCCCAGAGCATGGCGCTGCCGATGAACCCCGCGCCGCCGGTAATGATGATCATGAAAAAAAGGTCAAATGGTTGACAGGCCAAAAAATATACCTCCGCGTCGCGGGAAAAGCAAAAGGCCAGTCCCTCCCAAGACTGGCCCTTTACCGAAGAGTATGTGTCGTTCTGTCAGGCGGACGCTCTCATGAGATTGTCGTGCGCGAAGAACTTGCGGCCCCAGAAGAGCCAGAGCCTGACTGTTTCGACAGGCTTGCCGATGATATCTGAAATCTGCGCGTGCCTCATGCCGGTCAGCTCTGACAGGAGAACCGAAAGCTTGATATCGGCTGTCCATTGCCTCAGCGATTCGACCAGGCCGCCACTCTGCTCCGTGGTTTCGTGCATGTCGAGATCGGCGTTCTGTCCGTACGTATCGAGATAACATTCGCGGAAGGTCTTGAGCACTTCGGTTTCAGGCGCTTTCAGATCGGCGTTAAGGCATGTGGTGCTCACCAGTTCGCTCGATGCCTTCTCATTGCCTGTCATCCAGTAGGCAAGGCTGTATATGTCATCGATCAGGTCCATAGGTGTTTTCTTGATCTCTATCATGATAGCTCCTTGTTGTTTTGGATAAAGAGGATAATTTTTGTCCTGTTTTAATGTAGTGAAAAAAAATTCCCTGTCCAGTTTTTTTTTACGAAAAATGCAAAAAATCGTTTCTTGGATGGTGTCGAGGTCAGTGTTATACTGGCAACCATTCATATGACGTCGAAAACCGGTAAATCAAGCATCATGAAAAGAGATTTCAGGGCCATGCTCAATCCTGCCCTGGAGCAGATCGAGACCTACAGAGTCGAGGGTGGCCAGGAGGCCGAGGTCAAGCTGAACCAGAACGAGAACCCCTTCGATCTGCCCGGATGGCTCAAGGAGAAGATTCTCGACCAGTTCCGCCAGGAGCCCTGGAACCGCTACCCGGACATTCTGCCCTATCGCGGCATGACGGCGTATGCGTCGTTTCTCGGCGTGTCGCCGGAGTCGGTGATCATGAGCAACGGCTCGAACGAGATGCTCTACACCATCTTCATGGCGTGCCTCGGCGCTGGCCGCAAGGTGCTCATTCCCGAACCCTCGTTCTCGCTCTACGACAAGCTCGCCCGTCTTCAGCAGGCCGAGGTGGTCGAGGTGCTGACGCATCATGACCTTTCGTTCGACGTCGAGGCGATCATCGAGGCCGCTCAGCGCGAAACGGTCGATTTCATCGTGCTCTCCACGCCGAACAATCCGACCAGCAAGTCGCTGTCGCACGACGAAATCGAGCGCATCGTCGATGCTGCCGACGCCATCGTGTTGGTGGATGAAGCCTATATCGAGTTTTCGCGTGAGCGTTCGGCGCTCGACCTGATCGACCGCCATCCTAATCTGATCGTTCTGCGCACCATGTCCAAGGCGCTGGCTCTCGCCGGTATGCGCATCGGCTTCGCGATTGCCAATCCCGTGCTTCTGGCTGAAATCTCCAAGCCGAAGATTCCCTTCGCATCGGGCAGGCTGGCCGAAATCACGCTTCTCGAAGTGCTCGAAAACTACTCGCTCGTGACTGACGCCGTGAAATATATTCTCGCCGAGCGGCAGCGCATCGAGACCGAGCTGGCCGGAATTCCTGGCGTCCATACCTTCGAGAGCGACACCAACTTCCTCATCATCCGCGTTCCGAACGCCAACGAGGTGTTCAGAAAACTCAAAGATGCCGGAGTGCTGGTGCGCAATGTCTCCGGCTATCCGCTCATGGAAAACTGCCTCCGCTTCAACGTCGGTCTCAAGGAGGAGAACGACCGCCTGCTGGAGCTGCTGAAAACTCTCTGATATGGCGGTTTTCAGGCAGTTGGCGGGCGACGAGATGGGTCGGCTCGCGCCCGACGCCTACACGAATTCGGTGCGTCATCCGGTGACACTCATGCTGCACAACATTCGCAGCATGTGGAACGTCGGCGCGATGTTCCGGACAGCCGACGCGGCGGGCATCGATGAAATTGTCATCACCGGCTACACGGCCACGCCGCCGCGCAAGGAGATCGAAAAGACCGCCCTCGGCGCGCAGGAGAGCGTGCCGTGGCGACATTTCGCCGATCCGGTCGAGGCGATCGCGGCGCTGAAAGAGGAGGGTAAGAAGATTTTCGGCCTCGAAATCGCCGAGAACAGCCGGGCCTACACCTCGCTGACACCATATGATTTTCCCCTCGCGCTGATCGTCGGTAACGAGGTCGAGGGGATCGGAGACGCACTGCTCGGCCACTGCGATGGCGTCATCGAAATTCCGCAGTATGGCGTGAAGCATTCGCTGAACGTGGCCGTGGCGGCGGGGGTGGCGCTTTTCGAATGCGTCAGGGCCTTCAGGGAAAACCGGTGAACTTTTACGACAGTAGCGGGTTTCTTCTCTCTAATTGTTGTATATTCAGGGCGGATTTTCGATCCGTCGATCATTTTACCGGTTCTGCCCTCATCACTGTTCCTTATCCGTTACCTTGCCATGCTCCATTACAAAACACATGTGATTGCCGAAGACGCCCCGTGGGTAGTGTTCGTGCATGGCGCGGGAGGAAGCTCGTCGATCTGGTTTCTCCAGATCAAAGAGTTCGTCAAGCACTTCAATGTCCTGCTGGTCGATCTCCGCGGACATGGCCGCTCCAAGCAGATCACCACGTCAAAAGAGGAGCGCCGTTACAATTTTGAAGTCGTTACCCGCGACGTCATCGAGGTGCTCGACGCTCTGCAAATCCAGCGCGCGCACTTCATTGGCATCTCGCTCGGCACCATTCTCATCAGGAATCTCAGCGAGCTGGCCCCGGAGCGGGTGCAGTCGATGATTATGGGGGGCGCGATCATCCGGCTTAACGTGCGGGCCAAGGTGCTGGTGGCTATCGGCAATTTCTTCAAGAGTTTAGTGCCTTACATGTGGCTCTACACTTTTTTCGCCTGGATCATCATGCCGAAAGCCCGGCACCGCAAGTCCCGCGTCATGTTCGTGAACGAAGCCAAAAAGGTGGCGCAGAAGGAGTTCATGCGCTGGTTCACTCTCACCTACGAACTCAATCCGCTCCTGAAGTATTTCGAAGAGAAAGATACCGGCATTCCGACGCTCTACCTCATGGGCGAAGAAGATTACATGTTCCTGCCAGCGGTTGAGTATATCGTTAGCCACCACACCAACTCCTACCTCCAGGTGATCAGCAATTCAGGCCACGTTTGCAACATCGACCAGCCTCACGAATTCAACTCCCGCGCTATCGACTTTCTTCGGAACATCTCCGCCAGGAGTCTGCCCCAAAACGTTGAGGCTGTGCCGCAGCTCGTCGCCATTTAACAGACCGTCCCGTTAAAACGGGTCATCGCGTGTTCGATGCCAAGCGAGGCGAAGTCGAGCACTGCGTCGGCGCAGACCGGAATCACCTTATCGACGCATTTCCGTTCCTCCGCGCTGAACTTCGACAGCACGAACGACGAGAGCGACACCGGCAGCGGCTCCACGCCAACGCCGACGCGCAGCCGCGCGAACTCCTCGCTGCCGAGGCTCTGGATGATGTGCTTCAGCCCGTTCTGCCCGCCCGCCGAACCTTTCGCCCGCATCCGCACGGTGCCCAGCGGAATGTTGACATCGTCGCAAATCACGAGCAACTCTTCCTTCTGGATTTTCCAGAAGTTCATCGCCGCCACCACGGCGTGGCCCGACAGATTCATGTAGGTCATCGGCTTGACGAGAATCAGCGGCCCGCCCGGCGCAGCGATTTTTGCGTAGCGGTAATTGCCCTTGCCCGACGAAAACGCCGAGTTTCCGGCGAGGTGGTCGATGACATCGAAGCCGATATTATGCCTCGTTGCCGCGTGACGAAGTTCGGGATTGCCAAGGCCGACGATAAGTTTCATGCGCGTGTCTGAAGTGTTCCGTGTGTTCAAAGTGCCGGAAAATACGAATTATGAATTAAAGAAACGCCCCTCCATCCCTCCTCTCTTGTCCACATAGTCCACCACGTCCACAACGTCCACACAGCACAAATACCCAGTCCCACGCCATCCACGCTTTGTGCTACCGTAAAAACCCGCTATCTTCCTGAAAGCGTGGCCTCGTAACTTTTTCCCCTCGTTGCATGGCTCAGGATCAAAAGGATTTTTTCATCAGCTACACCAGCGCTGACCGGCAATGGGCGGAGTGGATCGCCTGGCATCTCGAAAAAGCGGGATATTCTACGGTTATTCAGGCGTGGGATTTCCGTGCGGGCGGGAATTTCATTCTTGAGATGGATCGAGCCACAAAAGATACCGGTAGAACGATTGCCGTGCTCTCTGAACGGTATCAGCAGGCGCTCTACACGCAGCCCGAATGGGCTGCGACTTTTTTTCTGGATCCAACCGGTCAGCAGCGCCGCTTGATTCCTGTCAGGATTGAAGACGTAAAGCCAGAAGGGCTATTTGCTTCTTTGATTTACATCGATCTTGCCGGATTGCCGGAAGAGTCTGCGAAGAAAAAGCTGCTCGCCGATATTCAGGCAACAATGAGCAGTGAGCCGGCAAGGCTGCTAAGTGTCACAGGATTTTCGGTAAAAGCAGAAACGTCGTCATCTGCTGTAGAGAGTAGGCAAGATATAACAAATTCAGCTGTTGAGGTTTTTATATCGTATTCTCATAAAGATGAAAATCATAGGAATGAACTGGCTAAAC
This genomic window from Chlorobaculum limnaeum contains:
- a CDS encoding LysE family translocator, translated to MIDLQTLLVFFPAALLLALSPGPDNLFVLAQSAQHGRSAGVAVTLGLCTGLIGHTLAVALGLAAIVKASALAFTLLKIAGALYLLWLAWQAWWAGAEAGESNAPSLGGFELYRRGIVMNLTNPKVTLFFLAFLPQFADPRRGSMTTQFLELGALFILATLIVFGGLSMVAGGLGERFRRSPAALRFVNRAAAAVFVALAVKLAIAER
- a CDS encoding type II toxin-antitoxin system Phd/YefM family antitoxin, encoding MSGIDLVSDIRPLSEFRANTAALIAQVRKTGRPLVLTQHGKSAVVLLDVRHYQSMLSAFEQTQGFQTSGGASAMSGGEQP
- a CDS encoding D-alanyl-D-alanine carboxypeptidase family protein translates to MSAHILDSFDPCKRDAGGEMGRPYNRFPSKLRVLFALFAFFVSTLTPLTASARRAPAPEGEDAVSAFIVKETGRPELLRSKEIDKLLSPASLTKIMTCMIAIESGRMDDVVSIPLEATQVEPTRAGFLPGEQIRLRDLVKAAMVNSSNDAAFAIAIHLGGSVDAFVSSMNVRARALGMGHTVFTNPAGYDRGLYAGNRTTARDLMMLTERAIRYPEFNAIAKLDRVVFSELSTGKRYSLRTHNKLMDRYPYTVGIKTGYTSMAGPCLIARALKDGRDMLVIMLNARTDRWSLASAMFDRGFGSETGSMVQVGGFAAADAPLRLAASAPALPASMVLAERTKALEALRRKVESHRGESTVAEIHGMSMDGRSEAKSSARIQSQEQPKPAVAAKSRIKSRRSGKEALKAGKKGSTRNQLLAKAQQRKLKSKLALKSAKKKGSAKVALRSRNKERQAIRTARKGAAKRSTAAVKSEKSRNGKEKLSLSKKSDRSPNG
- a CDS encoding acyl-CoA thioesterase; this encodes MFTHTFEVPDSSIDGYGHVSNIEYLRWMQEVATAHTASEGWTLDRYLQSHAIWVVRRHAIDYLAPAYAGERLDLHTWIEWVRDCQSVRRYLLTKAGAHRALARAETLWVCVDPETGRPKRVPEDFIQAFDQVPGGEAEVLRIVGKVFQSAS
- a CDS encoding Dabb family protein; translation: MVKHIVMWCLKEEAHGNSADVNARLIKEKLEALNGRIPGVLSIEVGLDFSRTDSSAEVVLCSEFTDKAALEAYQRHPEHEALKPFIGEATSERRLVDYEC
- a CDS encoding IS5 family transposase, whose translation is MKNINPLGFFDEHFLLERLTKLKDPLVMLETHIDWALFQPVLEIAFSKPANKSKMGRPPFDRTMMFKILILQSLYSLSDDQMEYQITDRLSFKRFLGLKSSDKVPDAKTIWHFRETLIREGLIEALFARFNQALDDQCIFANTGQIVDASFVEVPRQRNSRDENQQIKQGQTPEAWKANPNKLRQKDRDARWAKKNKMNFYGYKNHIKVDKGTKLISDYTVTDASVHDSQELETLLDQTDAGQPLYADAASIGQEASIEQCGMTNNVHEKANKHHKLTETQKASNQEKTRHRARVEHIFGFLTNSMKAMYIRTIGYVRATAKIGLANLTYNMMRCVQLNKKVYNVFLWG
- a CDS encoding 4Fe-4S binding protein — translated: MALYITEECTYCGACEPECPTNAISAGSEIYVIDAAGCTECVGFADAPACVAVCPAECIVQG
- a CDS encoding ferredoxin; translation: MAHRITDECTCCAACEPECPVSAISPGDSMYVIDEEVCVDCVGYHDEPACVAVCPVDCIFKV
- a CDS encoding PhoH family protein, coding for MTEKTIEFEGIEPVIIFGPYDSYLKKVREAFPDIRINARGAKITIGGDEPDLTAIEKIFREMIFLADQHGEVLENDVNALVSLALSPVSRPSITQAGDKDVIVETKDYVVKAKTDGQRRMVAEARTNDIVFAIGPAGTGKTYTAVAIAVAAWKAKTIKRIVLARPAVEAGESLGFLPGDLAQKIDPYLRPLYDALQDMLTAEKLKFLTERRVIEIVPLAYMRGRTLNNSFIILDEAQNASSKQMMMCLTRLGVNSKAIITGDVTQVDLPKEMESGLMNAQKILKGIKGISFVFLDKSDVVRHRLVKDIINAYEQHEEGRQHGAPKAEEL
- the rfaD gene encoding ADP-glyceromanno-heptose 6-epimerase; its protein translation is MIIITGGAGFIGSAMLWELNRNGADEVLVVDDLGKASEGKWLNLRGLRYADFIHKDDLPALLEHDRLPQIDAVIHMGAISSTTEQDANLLLRNNYEYSKMLAMWCARKETRFIYASSAATFGDGSEGYRDGIEALDRLRPLNMYGYSKHLFDCWMLRDGLLDKAAGLKFFNVYGPNEYHKEEMTSVVFKAFNQIGDNGSVRLFRSHNPDYANGEQMRDFVYVKDCTKIMQWLIETPSATGLFNIGTGQARSFRELVTATFDAMERPVSIEFIDMPETIRDKYQYYTCAECDHLRQAGYTGRMTPLEEGVRDYVQNYLGKTAPHLDTSAL
- a CDS encoding RNA polymerase subunit sigma-24 is translated as MIEIKKTPMDLIDDIYSLAYWMTGNEKASSELVSTTCLNADLKAPETEVLKTFRECYLDTYGQNADLDMHETTEQSGGLVESLRQWTADIKLSVLLSELTGMRHAQISDIIGKPVETVRLWLFWGRKFFAHDNLMRASA